One genomic window of Stigmatopora nigra isolate UIUO_SnigA chromosome 13, RoL_Snig_1.1, whole genome shotgun sequence includes the following:
- the LOC144206866 gene encoding putative N-acetyltransferase family 8 member 5, with translation MEIREYREGDGPTVRELFTLGMSEHVPTSFMYGLKQPLSQMFLACIFCALLASSKSFLLPVLAVTLLLAAARQVLVHKFNGYIDMCCAADLSHISDIYMSPPNACFWVAVCEGRLLGMVSCLPSLSHPDCLELKRMSVRRDCRRTGVAKNLCRTVAEFARARGFAGVVLVTSVVQTDAQKLYEGLGYSKVREFVESDIAAKLMNFSIFEYRLDLVQK, from the coding sequence ATGGAGATCCGCGAGTACCGTGAGGGCGACGGCCCCACCGTGCGGGAACTCTTCACGCTGGGCATGAGCGAGCACGTCCCGACATCCTTCATGTACGGCCTGAAGCAACCGTTGAGCCAGATGTTCTTGGCGTGCATCTTCTGTGCTCTGCTTGCCAGCTCCAAGTCTTTCCTGCTGCCCGTCTTGGCTGTCACGCTGCTGCTGGCTGCCGCCCGTCAGGTGCTGGTCCACAAGTTTAATGGCTACATTGACATGTGCTGTGCCGCTGACCTGTCCCACATCAGCGACATCTACATGTCCCCACCCAACGCCTGTTTCTGGGTGGCCGTGTGTGAAGGTCGCCTGTTGGGCATGGTTTCTTGCCTGCCCAGCCTTAGCCATCCGGACTGCCTGGAGCTCAAACGCATGTCGGTAAGGCGCGACTGTCGTCGAACCGGCGTGGCCAAAAATCTGTGCCGGACAGTGGCGGAGTTCGCACGCGCCCGTGGCTTTGCTGGTGTGGTCTTGGTCACTTCGGTGGTCCAGACAGATGCGCAGAAGCTATATGAAGGCCTGGGCTACAGCAAGGTGCGAGAGTTCGTGGAGTCTGACATTGCCGCCAAGCTCATGAACTTCTCTATTTTCGAGTACAGACTAGACCTCGTCCAAAAGTGA